DNA from Dehalococcoidia bacterium:
AGTGCAGAACGGGCGTCAGCGGAACCGCGGCAGCACCTCGGCGCAGAGCAGGCGCAGCGCCTCGCGCACCTGTGCGTAGGGGATCGTGCCGCCGCAGTTCAGCTCGGCCAGCACGCCGTCCAGACCCAGCTCGTCGCGCAGCTCGCCCAGCCGCTCGGCAACCTGCCGCGGCGTGCCGACGATCACCTTCTCGCGCTGGGCGTCTTCCCAGGAAACGCTCTGCAGCCGCTGGCCGCGCTCGCCGCGCTGTTCGATCGCGCGGGCGCCCACCCCCGTGGCCGAGCCTTCCAACCGGGCGCCCAGCGTGCGGTAGAAGGACATGATGCTCGCTTCCGGCTCCGCCTGCGCCCGTGCCTCCGTCTCGGCCACGTAGACCGGCACGCGCAGGTAGACCTCGCCGCTGCCCGGGTGCCCGGCTTCACGCCAGGCCGCGCGGTAGGCGGCGATGTTGGGCGCCAGTTCGGTGAGCGTGCCCAGCCGCACCGCGACGAAGATCGGCAGCCCCTGCGCCCCGATCGCGGGGAAGGTGTCCTGCGAGTTGGAGGCGACGCGGATCG
Protein-coding regions in this window:
- a CDS encoding LLM class flavin-dependent oxidoreductase; the encoded protein is MAPFEFGIFHEFACRADQGEAEAFAEGFDLVDAAEEWGLDAVWLAELHFSPRRSVLASPLTLASAIAARTERLLIGTAVQVLPLGQPVRLAEEAATVDQISRGRLIFGVGRSGFQRVYENYGISYAESRERFAEALDVIRAAWTQPEFSYHGRFYQYQHVGVTPRPYRQPHPPIRVASNSQDTFPAIGAQGLPIFVAVRLGTLTELAPNIAAYRAAWREAGHPGSGEVYLRVPVYVAETEARAQAEPEASIMSFYRTLGARLEGSATGVGARAIEQRGERGQRLQSVSWEDAQREKVIVGTPRQVAERLGELRDELGLDGVLAELNCGGTIPYAQVREALRLLCAEVLPRFR